DNA from Anaerobranca gottschalkii DSM 13577:
GAAAAGAAAAAGCGACTAAAAAGCCCCTAATAATATTTAACATCATAGCTAAAGGATTTAAATAAAACAAAAGAGATATTATCTAATATTACATACCAATCATGTGCTAACTCCACTCTACAAGGTCTATACTTATTAAAAATTTTTATTTGAAGATGCTCTCCACAACTGATAGGAAAGCGATTTTCTTTTCCTTTGAAATACCAACATTCTTTCTCTTTAGAATAAACTAACTTACCCATCATAGTCCAGTTTCCTCACAAGCTTTAAATACTATTTCTTCATTAATGATATTTGCTTTAAACTGATATCCTAATAAAAGTGCATTAGTTGCTAAATGATTAATAATTCTTGGCCAGCCTCTAGACCTTGATGCAATAGACCTATCTAATACCGTTGGTATACCTAACAACCTTTTCCCTCCATCTGGTTTGGGAATTTCTACTCTTCCTACAGGTTGAGGTTTGTATGTACCCTCAAGTATTCTATCTTTTATGGTTCTCCAGTTTTCTCTTAGTAAAGGTCGAAGTTCATCAACCTTCATTCCATCGATTCCGTGGCTCCCCTTGTTCTTCTCTACCCGTTTGAGGGCTTCAAGTATGTTTTTACTTGTTAGCATAACTTCTAATAGATTATCAGTTGCTGCACTGGATGTTTCCTTTGTTGGTGCCATAGGTATGCTCGGCGCTCTTAGTATACCTTCGGATTCCATCCTATTATTTACGCTAGAGCCTTCATATGAAGTTTTCTGCTGTCTTTGCATATCCTTTGAACCTCTCAAATTCTTCATCCTCCTTAATGTTCAGTCCTTCCCAAGATATATGCATCTATCTCGGTACAATGACCTCTGCTGACTTCTCAAGGTTCAGCCATACATCACTGCATGGGTTGTTATTTCAAAATTCATTTCCATAACTTATCCTTGAGACCTCCCCAGGTAAGTACGTTCACCTTCGTCCCATATACCTGCCACATTTACTACTTAGAATTCGGGTAGTGTTGGACTTCGTCTTGTGTTGCAGACTCGTCCGTCCTAGGTAGCCTTATATGTGGTTCGTGTTCCTCAGGCCGGGATTTTTGCCTAGGGCTTCCTTCAGATTCCACCTCACGATGGACACCCTTGCCTTCGGCTAGTGGTTCCCACTACCAAGCCCACAGCGGACTTTCACCGCCAAGTTAACGCACATGCTGGGCGCACAACTAAAAAAGACAATGGCTTTTTAACCATTGTCTTTTTTACATCCTATACACTTTTCTCCTAAAATCCGGTCAAAAAAGGAAAGGGGTCGATAATTTTTTAATTCTTCAGGGGCTAACCTTTTTACTTCATCATAGCATTTTTTGCAAAGCTTACCCTTAGGATTGTCTATAACCCCTTGTGGCAGTCCTAACTCCCTTAGTTTTTCACTACGTTCTTTTACATAAATGTTATCCACATCTATCCCTTGATCAGATGCAACGACAAGACCAATTTGATCTTGGATATTTTCTGAATCAACAGTAGTAAATTGGAGATTATATTCTTTTGCTAATCTAATATACTCAGCAGCTTTTTTTAGGTCTGCTTTTCTATTGATAACTAGCTTCTTTGCCCGAGGATCTTTAATAGCTTCTTCTATTTCTGGGTATGTTCCTTCTTCATGGAGTTGAGGGATGGAAAGGGCTTTAATCACCCTTTCTCTAAATTCTCCTAAAAATAGGGATTTCTCCTGTTTTTTAAACTCCTCTATCCCTTTACCTTGGATTAGGTATTGTTCAAGCTTATCTTTAGAAGCAAAATGCTTTATTTTATCCCTCTCATCCATACATAAGCCTCCTACCTTTACTTACCTTTTTCCGCAACTTCGATGCGGGTTAAAGCTTTTCTTAAGGCAATTTCTGCCCGTTTGACATTTATTTCTCCACTTCTTTGTTCTAAACGAAGTTCAGCCCTTTTCTTAGCTTCTTCAGCCCTTTTGATATCA
Protein-coding regions in this window:
- a CDS encoding DUF5348 domain-containing protein encodes the protein MMGKLVYSKEKECWYFKGKENRFPISCGEHLQIKIFNKYRPCRVELAHDWYVILDNISFVLFKSFSYDVKYY
- a CDS encoding YueI family protein — its product is MDERDKIKHFASKDKLEQYLIQGKGIEEFKKQEKSLFLGEFRERVIKALSIPQLHEEGTYPEIEEAIKDPRAKKLVINRKADLKKAAEYIRLAKEYNLQFTTVDSENIQDQIGLVVASDQGIDVDNIYVKERSEKLRELGLPQGVIDNPKGKLCKKCYDEVKRLAPEELKNYRPLSFFDRILGEKCIGCKKDNG